A section of the Mesobacillus jeotgali genome encodes:
- a CDS encoding NAD(P)-dependent malic enzyme yields the protein MTLREEALHMHRVNKGKLESKSKVPVRNARDLSLAYSPGVAEPCKEIYDKPETVFDYTMKGNMVAVVSDGTAVLGLGNIGPEAALPVMEGKAVLFKSFAGVDAFPICLNTTDVDKIVETVKLLEPTFGGVNLEDIAAPNCFAIEERLKKETNIPVFHDDQHGTAIVTVAGLVNALKIVGKKMNEIKVVANGAGAAGIAIIKLLYSYGVRDIIMCDTKGAIYEGRPNGMNAIKDEVAKFTNRDNVKGSLTDAIKGADVFIGVSVAGALTSEMVQSMNTDPIIFAMANPVPEIMPEEAKAAGAAVIGTGRSDFPNQVNNVLAFPGIFRGALDARATHINEKMKVAAVEAIAGLIEETELSADYVIPGPFDPRVAPAVAAAVANAAMETGVARIKVDPNEVRERTETLALIGKGE from the coding sequence TTGACTTTACGTGAAGAAGCTTTGCACATGCACCGTGTGAATAAAGGGAAATTAGAGTCTAAGTCGAAAGTGCCTGTAAGGAATGCCAGAGATTTAAGCCTTGCCTATTCTCCAGGTGTCGCGGAGCCTTGCAAGGAAATATATGATAAGCCTGAAACTGTTTTTGATTATACAATGAAGGGCAATATGGTGGCCGTTGTATCCGATGGCACTGCCGTCCTTGGCCTTGGAAATATCGGTCCTGAAGCCGCTCTTCCTGTAATGGAAGGGAAGGCTGTTCTTTTTAAGAGTTTCGCAGGTGTAGATGCATTTCCAATCTGTTTGAACACAACAGATGTAGATAAAATCGTTGAGACCGTAAAGCTTCTTGAGCCGACCTTCGGCGGTGTCAACCTTGAGGATATTGCTGCGCCAAACTGCTTTGCAATTGAAGAGCGGCTGAAAAAAGAAACGAATATTCCTGTCTTTCACGATGACCAGCATGGAACAGCCATTGTGACTGTTGCAGGACTTGTGAATGCGCTGAAAATAGTAGGCAAGAAAATGAATGAGATAAAAGTGGTCGCAAACGGAGCAGGAGCTGCGGGAATTGCCATCATCAAGCTTCTATATTCGTATGGTGTGCGAGACATCATCATGTGTGATACAAAGGGTGCTATCTATGAAGGACGCCCTAACGGCATGAATGCAATCAAGGATGAAGTAGCGAAATTTACAAACCGCGACAACGTTAAAGGTTCGCTTACTGATGCAATTAAAGGTGCTGATGTGTTCATCGGCGTTTCTGTTGCCGGAGCTTTGACTTCAGAAATGGTACAGTCAATGAATACTGACCCTATCATTTTTGCGATGGCAAATCCGGTGCCGGAAATCATGCCAGAGGAAGCGAAGGCTGCAGGCGCGGCCGTTATTGGTACTGGACGTTCGGATTTCCCTAACCAGGTGAATAATGTTCTCGCTTTCCCGGGAATCTTCCGTGGAGCCCTGGATGCCAGAGCTACCCATATCAACGAAAAGATGAAAGTGGCTGCAGTTGAGGCTATTGCCGGCCTGATTGAGGAAACAGAGCTTTCAGCCGATTATGTAATCCCGGGCCCATTCGATCCTCGGGTGGCACCTGCAGTTGCAGCGGCTGTTGCTAATGCGGCGATGGAAACCGGAGTTGCACGCATCAAGGTGGATCCGAACGAAGTCAGGGAGCGTACTGAAACTCTTGCATTAATTGGAAAAGGTGAGTGA